The DNA window gggaggagagggtggaggaggaggccgCCCCCcacacagagcagctgcagcaggtgcAGCAGAGGATAGAGGTGAGTTCTGCATGCCAACGGCTGAGAAACTGCTACACACCTGATGTCTGACTGTGCCTTTATCGTATTTTAAAAGGTCTCATTGTTTGTAAAAGTAGCTGATCCTgaaacagactttcacatgAAGGGATGTGACAGTTTGATCTGACCACACCACTTTTACTGGTTGCTTCTGTTatgtctacctgctgaaggttttaaaggttttaaggCAGTATCCTTTGTCTCACCTGTCCGTCTGCTGCAGGTGATGGGGCTCCACCTCCCTGAAGCCCCTCCCCCAGAAAGTGATGAGGAGGAAGACCCTGAGGGGGCGGCAGCCCAAAGGAGCCGAGCATCCATCCCCATGGATGCAGGTCAGAGTTCCAACTTTTCTTTAGGCTCTCTTAGGGTTTCTTTACCTTTTAACCAGTTTTATAATCATTAATTAGATTTATCAGTCATTACTTATACAAAATTATTCAGTCATTTTGAATTTGCACTGAATTATTTTAGGAGTATTCATATAATTTGGACACTGATATAAGAAGTATCAtggaaaaaatgtgtgtttgacatATAACAGAGTCAAGGTTTACTAAGGCCATCTAGTTACTTTTCATTCAACCAAGGCTTCTCAGGACTACAGTGGCCATTAACTTCTACCAGGAGGTCAATTCAGTTACCGTAATTCTAATGCACAACACTGCATAACCTTCTCTGGAGCAAGTTAGGTtcaagaaaagagacaaaagaatgATAAAACATGGCCCACTGACCAACTGATTCTTATCATCCTGGAGCTAGGAGAGCAGAttatgtgaggggaggaggtAGAGGTGAAGAGGTGTGGGGGTTAAATGATGCGTGTCAGAATTGCAATTATTCATTTCTAAGATTCTGAATCAAttcaaaacatccaaaaaataatttttaaaaacataatttcttaCATCTTAAGTAATTTTTCAGTAGCAGCCACTTTGAGCACAGCAAACCCACGGCTGGCATTTTCTTGTGTGCAGCCTCTTCATGAGAGATTAATTCATGACAGGCACAACTGATGATCTACAACCTGTTTACAGTCATAAAAGTAAATTCAGGGTTAACTATTATTTTTACGCAGTGGTTCTCCTCTTACGGGGatagatcaccatggtaactgaaCCCCTCACCTGCTCTGGGGCAGGTTATGTTTGGGATAATGTTCCAGATTAAAGATCAACTTGTCTTAAACTTTGttttctgaccaatcagatttcttcTTTGAACTACgtgtttacattatttttataaGCCACATACTGCTCTGTATACTCCAGGGCTGCAGCTGGAATATGAAGACTTAAACTGTCACACACCACGTGagaaaataattcatttaatgGATGGTATTCATATCCATTGTGCACTAATGGTTATTGAATGAAATCATGAGCCTTAATGTGTGCATTTACAATGTCTGATATATTTCCGTCAGTTCTTCCTCCATTTGTCCCTGCAGCTATGTGATTTCAGTCTTAGGTATTATTACTGCTTTGGTTTatgctttttgtttatttatttgtgtcacAAGTCAGTTTGACACAGCTAGGGTTACACAACTGTAAGAAATAAGGCTCAAACTGTCCTAATAATACATCCGAGCAAGAAACTCAAACTattgtttctgttgatgttataaattaaatatgaaaatgtttttatcaacataaaaactaacatttatagaatgaaaaaaataaaatgtaatcttcAGTTTACTTACTCTCcactgacatcacttcctgcgTCTCCCTGCAGACCACGTGGAGCTGGTGAAGAGGACGATGGCTGCCATCGCATTGCCGTCTCTGGGTGTGCCGTCATGGGCCAGAGAGATCTCGGATGACCAGTGGACGGACATGGTCCAGACCACACTGCAGAGCCGGCAGAGCGCTGCTGCCATGGGCTTCCCCTGCAGGAATAACATCAATggaccctgaacacaccacaaCCATTCAAATCCCCTCTTCTTACCCTGATTACAACAACACAGCTTCATCTAGTTCTTTTGACCCTGAACGCAACATCGCAGCTTTAACTGCCTCTGCTGGCATTCATTTCACCTCTATAGCATCAGTGTCCCTGAACCCATCACTATAGTTCAACAGTTTGTTCAGTCCTGGAATGCACCACCACTGCTTCAACAGCTTGTCCTTAACGCACTAGAAGCTCTTCATTGAAGCTGACTAAAGGACGGGAATGACTGGATGAAGGTGACTTTTTAATTGACAGTGAAAACCAATGAGAGtctgatttttgtgtgttttgatgatCAAGTGAACCTGTTTATTTTAGTTCCATTAACAAATTAAACTTTaagattttgattttattaCCTTTGTGTAATTGAATCCCTCAGTTTTCGCTACAGAGTCAGACAGTCTTGTTTGTAAGGTTTTAGTctagaaatatattttatttcttttaaaagtaCCCAACAaactcaaatacattttaaaaaattggaGTTAAACTCAGTTAAGTTTGTGAACATAAAGTTTCCTGCTGTAACCTTATTCTAGTCAGTAAAAAGGTGATGAaataatgttgaaaatgtcaaaaaaatgttcttgcagttaacaaaaagaaaaccacaaaTGTATTCATCAAAATTCAACAAGGGCAAgctgtgctaacattagcctgttAGCTCATTTCTTCTCACTCAACAGGTTACAGCTTCATTCTGTTCAGTTTTACTCTCCGGTGCTCAGAAATTGTTTAGCTTACTGAAAGTACTCGATTTTCAATTGGTACCACCAAGTGAGacttaacattttcaaaaaagaaacaagccttAAGTCATTTTAAACAACACTGAGACTTAACCAGATAtttctagctagcagaccaggaaATGCTCCTTTTCTTCTATCAGCTTATTAAGGTTAGCTTGCGTTAGCATAAGAGCTAATGTCAATTTTGTTATGTTTAACTTGTATTCAGCTCAATCAAAGGTGCTGCCCAGACTGACTTGCTAACAAGCAGAGGttgtttaatatttgtatttctcttcagATGTATGACTCTCACAAACATTACCTAACATAATGACAGGCTAACATTA is part of the Labrus bergylta chromosome 10, fLabBer1.1, whole genome shotgun sequence genome and encodes:
- the mea1 gene encoding male-enhanced antigen 1, with protein sequence MEVCSSAMGPERVLPNTEDELREDERPADGALMPVWSGGDTGEQGEQGEGGGGEMELDGEEEEEGEVINGGYYYQPLNQEPDGVHSSEQLGEEGEERVEEEAAPHTEQLQQVQQRIEVMGLHLPEAPPPESDEEEDPEGAAAQRSRASIPMDADHVELVKRTMAAIALPSLGVPSWAREISDDQWTDMVQTTLQSRQSAAAMGFPCRNNINGP